Proteins encoded by one window of Enterobacter hormaechei subsp. xiangfangensis:
- a CDS encoding LysR family transcriptional regulator, with the protein MSPSDIDMDLILTLDALLRDQNITHAAARLGISQPAMSARLARLRVLFGEPLFVPSPHGRGVLPTPRAEGLRPQVATVLQGISAMLEPTTFNAQNSNRTFVIALHENPALMLGAELQNQISSAAPGIRLRFALPETQLLPAQMENGDVDIYVGVNAVAHDSWVRRKLFDDEYATAQRKGHPRSTGPMDLDSYCSLSHLVVSSEGDPFAGFVDQHLAGLGHQRNVVMSTQSYAMAPAIVAGTDLLCTLPRRMLLRFTQTLDIFPPPLDLPPIVIGMYWHPKNSQDPANRWLREQLLQAAGRQV; encoded by the coding sequence ATGTCCCCCTCCGATATAGATATGGACCTGATCCTGACGCTGGATGCGTTACTCAGGGACCAGAATATCACCCATGCCGCCGCGCGGCTGGGCATCAGCCAGCCGGCGATGTCTGCCCGCCTTGCGCGCCTGCGCGTGTTGTTTGGTGAGCCGCTGTTTGTCCCTTCCCCACACGGACGTGGGGTGTTACCGACGCCGCGCGCCGAGGGGTTAAGGCCGCAGGTCGCGACGGTTTTGCAGGGTATATCGGCGATGCTTGAACCCACCACGTTTAACGCGCAGAACAGCAACCGCACCTTTGTGATTGCCCTGCACGAGAACCCGGCGCTGATGCTGGGGGCAGAGTTGCAGAATCAGATTAGCAGTGCGGCACCAGGTATCCGCCTGCGTTTTGCGCTCCCGGAAACCCAACTGCTGCCAGCGCAGATGGAAAATGGCGATGTGGATATTTATGTCGGCGTTAACGCGGTGGCGCACGATTCATGGGTCAGACGCAAGCTGTTTGACGATGAATATGCCACAGCCCAGCGAAAAGGCCATCCGCGCAGTACGGGTCCGATGGATCTGGATAGCTATTGTAGCCTTTCCCACCTGGTGGTTTCATCCGAGGGCGACCCGTTCGCGGGCTTTGTCGATCAGCATCTGGCGGGGCTTGGCCACCAGCGTAACGTAGTGATGTCGACGCAAAGCTATGCGATGGCGCCTGCGATTGTTGCCGGTACCGATTTGCTCTGCACCTTACCCAGACGCATGTTGCTACGGTTTACGCAAACGCTTGATATTTTTCCGCCGCCGCTGGATCTCCCACCGATCGTCATCGGTATGTACTGGCACCCGAAAAACAGCCAGGATCCGGCTAACCGCTGGCTGCGAGAACAGCTTCTTCAGGCCGCCGGACGTCAGGTATGA